From the genome of Papaver somniferum cultivar HN1 chromosome 2, ASM357369v1, whole genome shotgun sequence, one region includes:
- the LOC113351331 gene encoding F-box/LRR-repeat protein At3g26922-like produces the protein MRCVTPYELFSRGIFMNLNTHNLLGSEWVENVVDKICILSMGKAEKKLTALTEECGISLVSSGKETSMDLEEKDFISELPNSLIHHILSFLPTKCVVSITVLSKRWKNLWLQVLVLDFSHSEDEEDSDDEEETNSDSRYLDHNRAKEWIATAVKCRVEEIILSMSYPEDTLVTLPVCLFTSESLTKLEIDFEDNYSYCTLDLPHAISFPRLKILRISGIDFQDEVLVRQLFSSCPLLEDLCLTDCDFCHINLSSISAPKLKSFTLTGGMPMVSVGLKIDAPNLVSIKTLFNFDSNRLDGDWLPVDFVVDNFPSLVHVDLCFRGFFRSSDDFHTLSKFIMRLSNVQRLHLSSDYSGQEIKRLINILSTSLPTFENLIHLETEFTRAYTLLKFLQFTPNLESLTIVRTLR, from the exons ATGAGGTGTGTGACACCATATGAGCTTTTCAGCAGAGGCATCTTTATGAATTTGAATACTCATAATCTGCTCGGCAGTGAATGGGTCGAAAATGTTGTTGACAAGATATGCATTCTATCCATGGGCAAAGCTGAAAAGAAGTTAACTGCTTTAACTGAAGAATGTGGTATATCGTTAGTATCATCTGGTAAAG AAACAAGCATGGATTTGGAGGAAAAAGATTTCATTAGTGAATTACCAAATTCACTAATTCACCATATACTCTCTTTTCTTCCAACCAAATGTGTTGTTTCGATTACTGTGTTGTCTAAAAGATGGAAAAATCTCTGGCTACAagtacttgttcttgattttagtCATTCTGAGGACGAAGAAGATTCTGACGATGAAGAGGAGACCAACAG TGACAGCCGCTACTTGGATCATAACCGTGCGAAGGAATGGATTGCTACTGCAGTGAAGTGTAGGGTTGAAGAGATCATTCTTTCCATGAGCTATCCAGAAGACACGCTTGTGACGCTTCCTGTTTGCCTGTTCACTTCTGAATCATTAactaagttggaaattgattttgaaGATAATTATAGTTACTGCACCCTAGATCTTCCGCATGCAATTTCATTTCCAAGACTAAAGATCTTGCGGATTTCGGGTATTGATTTTCAGGATGAGGTATTGGTTCGACAACTTTTTTCAAGCTGCCCTTTACTTGAAGATTTATGTTTGACAGATTGTGATTTCTGTCATATAAACCTCTCAAGTATTTCAGCTCCTAAATTGAAGTCATTTACTCTAACCGGTGGTATGCCAATGGTGTCTGTCGGGCTCAAGATTGATGCACCAAACCTAGTGTCAATCAAAACCCTCTTTAATTTTGATTCTAATCGATTGGACGGGGATTGGCTACCGGTGGATTTCGTCGTGGATAACTTTCCGTCTTTAGTTCATGTTGATTTATGCTTTCGAGGGTTTTTTCGGTCCAGTGATGATTttcatacattatctaagtttatAATGAGGCTATCTAATGTACAACGCCTGCATTTATCGAGCGACTACAGTGGACAGGAG ATTAAAAGGCTCATAAATATCCTCTCCACAAGCCTCCCTACATTTGAAAATTTGATCCATCTGGAAACGGAATTTACTCGAGCTTACACATTACTCAAATTTCTACAATTTACTCCCAATTTGGAATCACTCACCATTGTTCGG ACGTTGCGTTAA
- the LOC113351330 gene encoding uncharacterized protein LOC113351330 — MSEDVQTLGLPETNSPITQQIQNNTVDSSSKSCFMDLTVANFNTTEILTPPKGSLIYSSTGYPILDFFFYILLDTPDEYLTDRLERAWKYDALSTLKLICNLRGIRGTGKADSKNYYRAALWLQKNHPKTFACNLKSFAEFGSFEDFLVILNKLNEVLEVAPEPRSIVINPFLPKKKSTVAFPKDMIQARIWRQEKNRALRIRALEKLGGDPDYKFLYDKITELYAESLVFDLQFLESGELDKISSASKWCPSLRSSFEHSILFTESTARKVYPHNSCPEYEGVEEARYAKRIRHRLRKEFLVPLRKAL, encoded by the coding sequence ATGTCTGAAGATGTTCAGACCCTTGGTCTTCCAGAAACCAACAGTCCAATCACTCAACAAATACAAAATAACACAGTTGATTCATCTTCAAAGTCTTGTTTTATGGATCTTACGGTAGCCAACTTCAATACTACTGAGATTCTTACTCCACCAAAGGGATCGCTGATATACAGTTCCACGGGATATCCAATACtagatttcttcttctatatACTTCTTGATACACCAGATGAATATCTGACTGACCGGTTAGAACGTGCCTGGAAATATGACGCGTTATCGACGTTGAAACTCATATGCAACTTGAGAGGAATCAGAGGAACTGGAAAGGCGGATAGCAAAAATTATTATAGAGCTGCACTGTGGCTTCAAAAAAACCATCCTAAAACCTTTGCTTGTAATCTGAAGTCATTTGCTGAATTTGGGAGCTTCGAAGACTTTCTTGTTATTCTAAATAAACTTAATGAAGTTCTTGAAGTGGCGCCTGAACCTAGATCTATTGTGATTAACCCTTTTCTTCCGAAAAAAAAATCTACTGTGGCGTTTCCGAAAGATATGATTCAGGCGAGAATTTGGAGACAAGAGAAGAATCGTGCCTTGCGGATAAGAGCTCTGGAGAAACTTGGAGGCGATCCTGACTACAAATTCTTATACGATAAAATCACTGAACTCTACGCAGAAAgcttggtttttgatttacagttCTTGGAATCTGGTGAGCTGGATAAGATTAGTTCCGCTTCGAAATGGTGTCCATCACTGCGCTCTTCTTTTGAACACTCTATTCTATTCACTGAGAGCACTGCCAGAAAAGTATATCCGCATAATTCGTGTCCAGAATACGAAGGAGTTGAAGAAGCTCGCTATGCAAAGAGAATTCGACATCGTCTAAGGAAAGAATTCCTTGTCCCGCTAAGAAAAGCTCTATAA
- the LOC113351329 gene encoding uncharacterized protein LOC113351329, with amino-acid sequence MKKYKKLFMKHDEERFKKYLESVKRGDAKIAAAELLPCDIYEGTGCFVAELQWQRMVNDLLEKGKLKDCLAICDVSGSMVGPPLQASLALGLLISEISEDPWKDFQKVFDTILQVVIDGNLKEDQVIKRVFVFSDMRFDKASKNYFEWAADHPTLDTAFSWETDYETIKRMFRESGYMSVPEIVFWNLRSSGATPVTWEQKDGGDLNGLTPISVMKKAISGEEYDKLVVIN; translated from the exons ATGAAAAAGTATAAAAAGCTCTTCATGAAACACGATGAAGAACGATTCAAGAAGTATCTAGAGAGCGTCAAGAGAGGTGATGCGAAAATCGCAGCTGCAGAACTGCTTCCTTGTGATATTTATGAGGGAACAGGTTGCTTTGTTGCAGAACTTCAATGGCAAAGAATGGTTAATGATTTATTGGAAAAGGGAAAATTGAAAGACTGTCTTGCAATCTGTGATGTATCCGGGAGTATGGTAGGACCTCCACTGCAAGCATCTCTAGCTCTTGGTTTGTTGATTTCAGAAATTAGTGAAGATCCATGGAAAG ATTTTCAGAAAGTATTCGACACAATACTACAAGTAGTCATTGATGGAAACTTGAAAGAAGATCAGGTGATAAAGAGAGTATTTGTGTTTAGTGATATGCGATTCGACAAAGCTTCAAAAAATTACTTCGAGTGGGCCGCCGATCATCCAACACTCGATACAGCTTTCAGTTGGGAAACAGATTATGAAACAATAAAGAGAATGTTCAGAGAGAGCGGGTACATGTCTGTTCCTGAGATTGTGTTTTGGAACCTAAGAAGCTCAGGAGCAACTCCGGTGACTTGGGAACAGAAAG ATGGTGGAGATTTGAATGGTTTGACACCAATTTCTGTAATGAAGAAAGCAATCTCTGGCGAGGAATACGATAAACTTGTTGTAATTAATTGA